In one window of Haloarcula halophila DNA:
- a CDS encoding CopG family ribbon-helix-helix protein produces MRTSFNIPDDLLSEFDETWQAEGLDSRSRGVREAMQEYIEVHTRLEDIEGDVVVIIAFDYEHEAVIEEIHDVQHQFQDVITTTNHIHEGEWCLETLFCSGPAPRVRDLTYRLRDFDAVSRVKLMLLAEH; encoded by the coding sequence ATGCGCACGAGCTTCAACATCCCCGACGACCTCCTCTCCGAGTTCGATGAGACGTGGCAGGCAGAGGGATTAGATTCACGTTCGCGTGGTGTCCGCGAAGCGATGCAGGAGTATATCGAGGTACACACCAGACTGGAGGATATCGAAGGCGACGTCGTCGTTATCATCGCGTTCGATTACGAACACGAAGCGGTTATCGAAGAGATTCACGACGTACAACATCAGTTTCAGGACGTCATCACGACCACGAATCATATCCATGAAGGAGAATGGTGTCTCGAGACACTCTTCTGCAGCGGACCGGCACCGCGTGTCCGGGACCTCACCTATCGCTTGCGCGATTTCGATGCGGTGAGTCGGGTCAAACTGATGCTCCTCGCGGAGCACTAG
- a CDS encoding amphi-Trp domain-containing protein translates to MPEEVLFKSESDQSREEIAAYLRRVADKLEQGDGITLKAGSDSVTMEPPARPTFEVKAEREGPTDGPGELSIEFELEWDENGADGDRESSQLEIE, encoded by the coding sequence ATGCCCGAAGAGGTCCTGTTCAAATCGGAAAGCGACCAGAGTCGAGAGGAAATCGCAGCGTATCTTCGCCGTGTAGCCGATAAATTGGAACAAGGAGACGGAATCACTCTGAAAGCGGGATCCGATTCCGTGACAATGGAGCCGCCAGCTCGCCCGACGTTCGAGGTCAAAGCCGAACGTGAGGGGCCGACAGATGGACCCGGTGAATTGAGTATCGAGTTCGAACTCGAATGGGACGAGAACGGCGCTGATGGAGATCGTGAGAGCAGTCAGCTGGAAATCGAGTGA
- a CDS encoding GTP-binding protein, with product MAVDEQPPVTILSGGLGAGKTTLLNHLLTIGGEEYDIAVLVNDVGEVNVDADLIENGSELSMEDGGVTELSNGCICCGLQNELDQELRRLAFDEEFDYLVIEASGISDPVPIAQRFISPARASALYALDTTVTVVDAAQFHQAFVDGRPLKSTDDDARPLSDLLAEQVEFCDVLVLNKCDLVSETEREAVERVVRTLHPGVDVVRTTESTVDPERVLGTGRFDQDEASDSARWKQALSTDHGDSTDVDSDDHHESQTEADDHSHEHGDDHDHSHDEAHDHRHPPEEFGVDSFVYERHRPFHPERFSEWLRSFPDSVVRAKGHLWVAGRERYALDLSQAGTQTHVEVNGRWAVTLPEFQRESYRESRSDLHWDEQWGDREVKLVFIGAGMDESSIADTLDDCLVSETGMEDDWEAFENPFPGTMEWSQPPMEQRLVVGDLS from the coding sequence ATGGCCGTCGACGAGCAACCCCCGGTCACGATCCTCAGTGGCGGGCTCGGCGCCGGAAAGACGACCCTGCTCAACCACCTCCTTACCATCGGGGGCGAGGAGTACGATATCGCCGTTCTGGTCAACGACGTCGGCGAGGTGAATGTCGACGCCGACCTCATCGAGAATGGCTCCGAACTCTCGATGGAAGACGGCGGTGTCACGGAGCTCTCGAACGGCTGTATCTGCTGTGGGCTGCAGAACGAACTCGATCAGGAACTGAGACGCCTCGCGTTCGACGAGGAGTTCGACTATCTGGTCATCGAAGCCTCGGGTATCAGCGATCCAGTCCCCATCGCCCAGCGGTTCATCTCGCCCGCACGTGCGTCGGCACTGTACGCTCTCGATACGACCGTCACGGTGGTCGACGCCGCACAGTTCCATCAGGCGTTCGTCGATGGCCGCCCACTCAAGTCGACAGACGACGACGCCCGACCGCTGTCGGACCTCCTCGCCGAGCAAGTCGAGTTCTGCGACGTACTCGTCCTCAACAAGTGCGATCTCGTTTCCGAGACAGAGCGCGAAGCGGTCGAACGCGTCGTCCGAACACTCCATCCCGGGGTCGACGTCGTCCGAACGACCGAAAGCACCGTCGACCCGGAACGAGTTCTCGGAACGGGTCGGTTCGATCAAGACGAGGCGAGTGACTCCGCCCGGTGGAAACAGGCACTCTCGACCGATCACGGAGACAGCACAGACGTCGATTCAGACGACCACCACGAGAGCCAGACGGAGGCGGACGACCACAGTCACGAACATGGCGACGACCACGACCATAGCCACGACGAAGCGCACGACCATCGTCACCCACCAGAGGAATTCGGTGTCGACTCGTTCGTCTACGAGCGCCACCGGCCGTTCCACCCCGAACGCTTCAGCGAGTGGCTCCGTTCGTTCCCCGATTCCGTCGTCAGAGCCAAGGGCCACCTGTGGGTCGCTGGCCGCGAGCGCTACGCCCTCGACCTGAGCCAGGCGGGAACACAGACCCACGTCGAGGTCAACGGGCGGTGGGCAGTCACACTCCCCGAGTTCCAGCGCGAGTCCTACCGCGAATCGCGGTCGGACCTCCACTGGGACGAACAGTGGGGTGACCGCGAAGTGAAACTCGTCTTCATCGGGGCTGGGATGGACGAATCCAGCATCGCCGATACGCTCGACGACTGCCTCGTTTCGGAGACCGGGATGGAAGACGACTGGGAGGCGTTCGAGAATCCGTTCCCGGGGACGATGGAGTGGTCGCAGCCCCCGATGGAACAACGCCTCGTGGTAGGTGACCTATCGTGA
- a CDS encoding GTP-binding protein, with amino-acid sequence MPFNNDPIPVTILSGSLGAGKTTTLNHILSSEQELNAAILVNDMGEVNVDADLVERESDLTQNDDEIIELSNGCICCRLRGDMLDEVGRLAEERDFEYLLVESSGISEPIPVAQTFARGFEDAEFDPTGVYELDTMVSVVDAHSFWQGFDSGQVLTDDEMEPQGNRVPEEALMDQIEFCDVLLLNKCDLVPDDELEEMEAVLKTLQPRAKIIRTEHGAVDPEEILNTGRFDFEEASQSAGWKRELQHGHHHESAADEHGVTSFVFDADRPFHPERIARLFADLPDGIVRAKGFFWSAGREDIAMGLDKAGQSVRAGPKGTWIATLPKAQQERYFTARPGIKEDWDDQWGDRGSELVFIGREFDQETLTERLEDCVLSDAEMEEDWNEYPDPFTADEQRELALADD; translated from the coding sequence ATGCCGTTCAACAACGACCCAATCCCGGTGACAATTCTCAGCGGAAGCCTCGGTGCCGGCAAGACGACGACGCTCAACCACATTCTCAGTAGCGAGCAGGAACTGAACGCTGCCATCTTAGTCAACGATATGGGCGAAGTGAACGTCGACGCCGACCTCGTCGAACGCGAGTCGGATCTCACCCAGAACGACGACGAGATCATCGAGCTGTCGAACGGGTGTATCTGCTGTCGGCTCCGTGGCGATATGCTCGACGAAGTGGGACGATTGGCCGAAGAGCGAGACTTCGAATACCTCCTCGTGGAATCGTCTGGAATCAGCGAACCGATTCCGGTCGCCCAGACGTTCGCCCGCGGATTTGAGGACGCGGAGTTCGACCCTACGGGGGTCTACGAACTCGACACGATGGTCAGTGTCGTCGACGCACACAGCTTCTGGCAGGGTTTCGACTCCGGACAGGTGCTCACTGACGATGAAATGGAGCCGCAGGGCAATCGTGTCCCCGAGGAAGCCCTCATGGACCAGATCGAGTTCTGCGACGTTCTCCTGTTGAACAAGTGCGACCTCGTCCCGGACGACGAACTCGAGGAGATGGAGGCCGTCCTGAAGACGCTCCAGCCGCGAGCGAAGATCATCCGGACCGAACACGGCGCCGTCGATCCCGAGGAGATCCTGAACACGGGTCGATTCGACTTCGAGGAAGCAAGCCAGTCCGCCGGGTGGAAGCGTGAACTCCAGCACGGACATCACCACGAGTCAGCCGCCGATGAACACGGCGTCACGTCCTTCGTCTTCGACGCCGACCGACCGTTCCATCCCGAGCGGATCGCTCGTCTCTTTGCTGATCTTCCCGACGGTATCGTTCGCGCAAAAGGCTTTTTCTGGTCCGCCGGTCGCGAAGACATCGCGATGGGGCTCGACAAAGCAGGCCAGTCGGTCCGGGCCGGTCCGAAAGGGACGTGGATCGCCACGCTCCCAAAGGCCCAACAGGAGCGCTACTTCACCGCCCGACCCGGCATCAAAGAGGACTGGGACGACCAGTGGGGCGACCGCGGATCAGAACTCGTGTTCATCGGCCGCGAATTCGATCAGGAGACACTAACCGAGCGACTGGAAGATTGTGTCCTCTCAGACGCAGAAATGGAGGAGGACTGGAACGAGTATCCGGATCCGTTCACCGCCGACGAACAGCGCGAACTCGCACTGGCTGACGACTGA
- a CDS encoding metal ABC transporter substrate-binding protein, translated as MPRYTRRRLVATGIGFTTIGSLAGCLSNDASSNDSGGAGPEAQSSFFVFGDLASQVAGDTATAETLVPIGQHGHGWEPGSKIQGTILESDLFLYGMEGFQPWADDLVTSLRDDDADVDIVAAGAGIDLIEGGHDHGHEEDHEGEHEEGHEEGHDGEGEHGHDEHEEGDHEEHHGESVPWEWVGLYHLEAGTYTYTFHEGPDPKMQLAVIATEEGGDHGIHHVEETATTLYGDHDTHTPVEGGETLTPSSESLYHLQFADSGETTFSLDIETEGHYVLFAQHAPAEFDATLTNSSGSAIEPEVTETAGEYGHEGDGEHEGEHDHESGEEHEGEHEGENEHEGEEGHNHDHSGGTDPHFWLDPERAKQAVDNIRSGFVDVDSDNASAYAENAESYRNRLDELDESFQSALEGASKDVVFVAGHNAFQYLGQRYGFEVQTLTGLSPDDQPTPKDIERAQEIIAEHDLQYVCADPLESQTAANQLVEETDATEVLPLTPIPGQTQEWADEDWGYVEIMENINLETLKQALDAE; from the coding sequence ATGCCTCGATACACCCGACGACGACTCGTCGCAACTGGAATCGGATTCACCACCATCGGCTCCCTCGCTGGCTGTCTCTCGAACGACGCCAGCTCTAATGATTCAGGTGGAGCCGGGCCGGAAGCCCAGTCTTCGTTCTTCGTATTCGGGGACTTGGCCAGTCAGGTTGCAGGCGACACTGCGACCGCAGAGACGCTCGTCCCGATCGGCCAACACGGCCACGGGTGGGAGCCTGGCTCCAAAATACAGGGAACGATCCTCGAATCGGATCTCTTCCTCTACGGGATGGAGGGATTCCAGCCTTGGGCTGACGACCTCGTGACGAGTCTCCGTGACGACGACGCCGATGTCGACATCGTCGCTGCTGGTGCTGGTATCGACCTCATCGAAGGCGGACACGACCACGGTCACGAAGAAGACCACGAGGGGGAACACGAGGAAGGCCACGAGGAAGGCCACGACGGCGAAGGAGAACACGGCCACGACGAACACGAAGAGGGAGACCACGAGGAGCACCACGGCGAATCGGTCCCGTGGGAGTGGGTTGGTCTCTACCACCTCGAAGCTGGCACCTACACGTACACGTTCCACGAGGGCCCTGATCCGAAGATGCAGCTAGCCGTTATCGCAACCGAAGAGGGCGGCGACCACGGCATTCACCACGTCGAGGAGACCGCAACCACCCTCTACGGCGACCACGACACGCACACACCGGTAGAAGGCGGAGAGACCCTCACGCCGTCCAGTGAGTCACTCTACCACCTCCAGTTCGCGGATTCCGGCGAGACGACGTTCTCCCTCGATATCGAAACGGAGGGCCACTACGTACTCTTCGCCCAGCACGCTCCCGCGGAGTTCGACGCGACGCTCACCAACAGCAGTGGGTCGGCCATCGAACCCGAAGTGACCGAGACTGCCGGCGAATACGGACACGAGGGCGATGGCGAGCACGAAGGTGAACACGACCATGAGAGTGGAGAGGAACACGAAGGCGAGCACGAGGGAGAAAACGAACACGAAGGCGAGGAGGGACACAACCACGACCACTCCGGCGGAACGGACCCGCACTTCTGGCTAGACCCGGAGCGAGCGAAGCAGGCGGTCGACAACATCCGGAGCGGGTTCGTCGACGTCGACAGCGACAATGCCAGTGCCTACGCCGAGAACGCCGAGTCGTACCGTAATCGTCTAGACGAACTCGACGAGTCGTTCCAGTCCGCGCTGGAGGGCGCCTCGAAAGACGTCGTGTTTGTCGCGGGTCACAACGCCTTCCAGTATCTCGGCCAGCGCTACGGATTCGAAGTACAGACGCTGACGGGACTGTCACCGGACGACCAGCCGACGCCGAAGGATATCGAGCGGGCCCAAGAGATCATTGCCGAGCACGACCTCCAGTACGTCTGCGCGGATCCGCTCGAATCCCAGACCGCGGCGAACCAGCTCGTCGAAGAAACCGACGCCACCGAAGTCCTGCCGCTGACGCCGATTCCCGGACAGACCCAGGAGTGGGCCGACGAGGACTGGGGCTATGTCGAGATCATGGAAAACATCAATCTCGAGACGCTGAAGCAGGCCCTCGACGCAGAATGA
- a CDS encoding cobalt-factor II C(20)-methyltransferase — translation MTLYGIGLGPGSADLLTVRGKRRLESVDVVYSPGRLSRRVAAEYVSESKLSDLEFPMTTDPKELQAAWETAAAEVAPKAREADAAFVTLGDPCIYSTFGHLRRTLREQHPSIDIEVVPGVSSVTAFASVLGVDIDAGAELTLREATDGEAPIGPNRLILFKVTDAPTTYEKMTEAGYEVTFGRRLFMDSEEALVTNDPGEVTDRDYYTLAYAEKREATGSA, via the coding sequence ATGACGCTCTACGGAATCGGGCTGGGACCGGGTTCGGCGGACCTGCTCACGGTTCGCGGCAAACGACGACTCGAATCGGTCGACGTCGTCTACTCACCGGGACGACTGTCACGGCGCGTCGCAGCCGAGTACGTTTCCGAATCGAAACTGAGTGACCTCGAGTTCCCGATGACGACCGATCCCAAAGAACTCCAGGCAGCGTGGGAGACGGCGGCCGCGGAAGTCGCGCCGAAAGCGCGAGAGGCCGACGCGGCGTTCGTCACGCTCGGCGATCCCTGTATCTACTCGACGTTCGGGCACCTGCGTCGGACGCTTCGCGAGCAGCATCCCAGCATCGACATCGAAGTCGTTCCTGGTGTCAGCAGTGTGACGGCGTTCGCTTCGGTCCTCGGGGTCGACATCGACGCTGGCGCTGAACTGACGCTACGCGAGGCGACCGACGGCGAAGCACCGATCGGTCCGAATCGGTTGATCCTGTTCAAAGTGACTGACGCACCGACGACCTACGAAAAGATGACTGAAGCAGGGTACGAGGTGACGTTCGGACGGCGACTCTTCATGGATTCGGAAGAGGCCCTCGTTACGAACGATCCCGGTGAGGTAACTGATCGAGACTACTACACGCTCGCGTACGCAGAGAAACGGGAGGCGACCGGGTCTGCGTGA
- a CDS encoding iron-sulfur cluster assembly scaffold protein: MQGSKMYQEVILDHYRNPRRWGRLSPVTFSHTGENTSCGDELTFDLRLAKDGETIEEVTFTGEGCAISIASASLLAEELPGMTLSEVRDLDREDALDLLGIELTPMRVPCAVLAEKVVQDGIESHEEDT; encoded by the coding sequence ATGCAGGGTTCTAAAATGTATCAGGAGGTAATCCTGGATCACTACCGTAACCCTCGAAGGTGGGGCCGCCTCTCGCCGGTTACCTTCTCGCACACTGGCGAGAATACCTCCTGTGGCGACGAACTCACGTTTGATCTCAGACTCGCCAAGGACGGTGAGACGATCGAAGAGGTCACGTTTACTGGAGAAGGCTGTGCGATCAGCATTGCGAGTGCGAGCCTGCTCGCCGAAGAACTCCCAGGAATGACGCTCTCGGAGGTTCGTGACCTCGACCGTGAGGACGCCCTCGATCTCTTGGGAATCGAGCTGACGCCGATGCGCGTCCCGTGTGCTGTGCTCGCGGAGAAAGTGGTTCAGGACGGTATCGAGAGCCACGAGGAGGACACGTAA
- a CDS encoding DUF7511 domain-containing protein, whose translation MSDTTSGDTEPEWDGNAEPGPSESPRSGLMALVVGPAERPVCTIYPPDVAVPYRTTTWITAYGNSFVDLDDYR comes from the coding sequence ATGAGCGACACCACGTCTGGCGACACGGAACCGGAGTGGGACGGGAACGCCGAGCCCGGTCCGTCCGAGAGCCCTCGTTCGGGATTGATGGCACTGGTTGTCGGCCCTGCGGAGAGACCCGTCTGTACGATCTATCCGCCGGACGTGGCTGTTCCGTATCGGACGACGACCTGGATTACGGCGTACGGGAACTCGTTCGTCGACCTCGACGACTACCGATGA
- a CDS encoding DUF1405 domain-containing protein, whose amino-acid sequence METVALQYAWVIVAINLAGTAFGFWYYIPQFQLEPVVAWPVVPDSPTATLFIACSLALYKLGRSNEYLNVLAFFGCIKLGLWTPYVLTVFADAFLATVTPPPQVVPLFGRELASNVMYAFLFVSHLGMVVQAFLIHRYSDFPGRAILVAVIWYGFNDLVDYFVPIVGTPHHTLLPVEPIVNGTVQHVSPAHEIAAAGAVALTILATILAVATRRVKAIRTNRPVSP is encoded by the coding sequence ATAGAGACCGTTGCCCTGCAGTACGCGTGGGTAATCGTCGCGATCAACCTCGCGGGAACGGCATTCGGCTTCTGGTACTACATCCCCCAGTTCCAGCTCGAGCCGGTCGTCGCGTGGCCGGTCGTCCCGGACAGTCCGACGGCTACGCTGTTCATCGCCTGCTCGCTGGCGCTGTACAAACTCGGCCGGTCGAACGAGTACCTGAACGTGTTGGCGTTTTTCGGTTGTATCAAACTCGGCCTCTGGACGCCGTACGTCCTGACGGTGTTCGCAGACGCGTTTCTCGCGACGGTGACGCCACCACCGCAGGTCGTTCCACTGTTCGGACGAGAACTCGCCTCGAACGTGATGTACGCCTTCCTGTTCGTCTCACACTTGGGGATGGTCGTCCAAGCGTTCCTCATCCATCGCTACAGTGACTTTCCGGGTCGAGCGATTCTCGTTGCCGTAATCTGGTACGGATTCAACGATCTTGTCGACTACTTCGTCCCGATTGTCGGGACACCGCATCACACCCTGTTGCCGGTCGAACCGATTGTGAACGGCACCGTCCAGCACGTCTCCCCGGCACACGAGATTGCAGCTGCGGGCGCTGTTGCGCTGACGATACTGGCGACAATACTCGCCGTTGCGACTCGACGAGTGAAAGCAATACGAACCAACAGGCCTGTATCACCCTGA
- a CDS encoding energy-coupling factor ABC transporter ATP-binding protein, with amino-acid sequence MHDVDFSVYPDEVVALVGGNGAGKSTLLEHLNATLVPDDGELVVDGTPITEDNKAHARREVGFVFQDADTQLVAPTVLDDVMFGLQNYGVPGDEARARAREALATVDAGHLEDRIPHYLSGGEKRLVGLAGVLVLEPSVVVLDEPLAGLDPERSQLVAERIEQIHEDGISVVLSTHDLEFAAEVADRVCVMADGNVVGSGTPRAVFYDDELLADANLHPPSAVRVARDAGLGATEQPVTEADLVALLTEADNLGATQTPSPDGRGHD; translated from the coding sequence ATGCACGATGTCGACTTCTCGGTGTACCCCGACGAAGTCGTCGCACTCGTCGGCGGCAACGGTGCCGGGAAGTCGACGCTACTCGAACACCTGAACGCGACGCTCGTTCCCGACGACGGCGAACTCGTCGTCGACGGCACGCCGATCACCGAAGACAACAAGGCACACGCACGGAGAGAAGTTGGCTTCGTCTTCCAGGACGCCGATACGCAACTCGTCGCGCCCACGGTCCTCGATGACGTGATGTTCGGCCTCCAGAACTACGGCGTCCCCGGTGATGAAGCGAGAGCGCGCGCTCGTGAGGCGCTCGCGACTGTCGACGCGGGCCACCTCGAAGACCGGATTCCTCACTATCTAAGCGGCGGCGAGAAACGCCTCGTCGGCCTCGCCGGCGTGCTCGTCCTCGAACCGAGCGTGGTCGTGCTGGACGAACCGCTCGCAGGGCTCGACCCCGAGCGGTCCCAACTGGTCGCCGAGCGAATCGAGCAGATTCACGAGGACGGTATCAGCGTCGTCCTGTCGACGCACGACCTCGAATTTGCCGCTGAAGTCGCAGATCGAGTCTGTGTGATGGCCGACGGCAACGTCGTTGGAAGCGGAACGCCCCGAGCGGTGTTCTACGACGACGAGCTGTTGGCGGACGCGAACCTTCACCCGCCGAGTGCGGTTCGTGTGGCTCGCGATGCAGGGCTGGGGGCGACCGAACAGCCAGTGACTGAAGCGGATCTGGTGGCGCTCCTCACAGAAGCCGACAACCTGGGAGCCACACAGACACCCTCTCCAGATGGGCGCGGACACGACTGA
- a CDS encoding metal ABC transporter permease — MQSSSLDAGVPFDEVTAVLWIGGILIDGVEWFLDHIFGPGMDVLADLLGTPMLGYPYMQRAYLAAVCIAVIGPIVGTFLVHREMAMIGDTLAHTAFAGVAVGLFLNSALSLTLSPLLTAFVVAVVTALLVELLVEHAGAYSDTSLAIVLTGGFAVGSILITATDGGIAVGIDAYLFGSLATVSTENVGILVLMSVLVGSLVTLAYRPLLYVTFDATAARAARLNVRLYKRLMVVLTAMVVVSAMQIMGVILVAAMLVVPVAAAAQVAGSFKQSIWLAVLAAEFAAIAGVTLSYVYGIAAGGSIVVAAIAVYAVALGFQGLAHRLPTVQRLRSQRPGQTREGLEADGGERE, encoded by the coding sequence ATGCAATCCTCCTCACTTGACGCAGGCGTGCCGTTCGACGAAGTGACCGCTGTCCTATGGATCGGTGGCATACTCATCGACGGCGTCGAGTGGTTCCTCGACCACATCTTCGGTCCCGGAATGGACGTGTTGGCCGACCTGCTCGGCACACCGATGCTTGGATATCCCTACATGCAGCGAGCCTACCTCGCTGCGGTATGTATCGCTGTCATCGGCCCGATCGTCGGGACGTTCCTCGTCCATCGAGAGATGGCGATGATCGGCGACACCCTCGCACACACAGCCTTCGCCGGCGTCGCCGTCGGACTGTTCCTCAATTCGGCCCTCTCGCTCACGCTGTCCCCGCTGCTCACCGCGTTCGTGGTCGCAGTCGTCACGGCGCTGCTCGTGGAGTTACTCGTCGAACACGCCGGGGCGTACAGCGACACCTCGCTGGCGATCGTCCTGACGGGCGGGTTCGCCGTCGGCAGTATCCTCATCACTGCAACCGACGGTGGCATTGCGGTCGGCATCGACGCCTACCTCTTCGGCAGTCTGGCGACCGTCTCGACGGAGAACGTCGGGATTCTCGTGTTGATGAGCGTCCTCGTCGGCAGCCTCGTCACGCTGGCGTATCGGCCACTCCTGTACGTCACGTTCGATGCGACGGCCGCCCGCGCGGCGCGACTGAATGTCCGCCTGTACAAACGCCTCATGGTCGTGCTCACGGCGATGGTCGTCGTTAGCGCGATGCAGATCATGGGCGTCATTCTGGTCGCTGCGATGCTTGTCGTTCCGGTCGCCGCCGCGGCGCAGGTCGCCGGGAGTTTCAAGCAGTCTATCTGGTTGGCGGTCCTTGCTGCCGAGTTCGCGGCGATAGCCGGTGTGACACTATCGTACGTCTATGGAATTGCGGCCGGTGGCTCGATTGTCGTCGCGGCGATTGCTGTGTACGCTGTCGCCCTCGGCTTCCAGGGGCTGGCGCATCGTCTCCCAACCGTTCAACGGCTCCGAAGCCAACGGCCCGGACAGACCCGAGAAGGACTCGAAGCCGACGGAGGCGAGCGAGAGTGA
- a CDS encoding metal ABC transporter ATP-binding protein yields the protein MTTATTERERAGDPLISVDDVTFGYGEIPVLESVSIDVEPGSFLGLVGPNGSGKSTLLDLMLGLRRPDSGTVSLFGEPAHEFDAGERIGYVAQDATKAARDMPVTVREVVEMGRYPRRLFGRFSTADRRAVEEALEQVGITDIASRRVGRLSGGQRQRVFIARALASEADLLALDEPTVGVDAESREEFYSLLHDLNATGLTVILIEHDIGVVTTYATDIACLNRELYFDGDPSTFVETDALAQAYGTDQHVLHHDH from the coding sequence ATGACGACAGCAACGACGGAGAGGGAACGGGCGGGAGACCCTCTCATCAGCGTCGACGACGTCACATTCGGCTACGGAGAGATCCCGGTTCTCGAGTCGGTGTCGATCGACGTCGAACCCGGATCCTTCCTCGGACTGGTCGGGCCGAACGGCAGCGGCAAGAGCACGCTGCTCGACCTGATGCTCGGTCTCCGACGGCCCGACAGTGGAACGGTTTCGCTGTTCGGCGAACCCGCCCACGAGTTCGACGCCGGTGAGCGAATCGGATACGTCGCACAGGACGCGACGAAGGCGGCGCGCGATATGCCGGTCACGGTTCGAGAAGTTGTCGAGATGGGGCGGTACCCGCGGCGGCTCTTCGGCCGATTCTCGACAGCGGACCGGCGAGCGGTCGAGGAGGCGCTGGAACAGGTCGGAATCACAGATATCGCGTCTCGTCGAGTCGGCCGACTGTCCGGTGGCCAACGACAACGGGTCTTCATCGCCCGTGCGCTCGCCTCGGAGGCCGACCTGCTCGCACTCGACGAACCGACGGTCGGCGTCGATGCCGAATCCAGAGAGGAGTTCTACAGCCTCCTGCACGACCTGAATGCGACCGGGCTGACCGTCATCCTCATCGAACACGACATCGGGGTCGTCACCACCTACGCGACGGATATCGCGTGTCTCAACCGCGAACTGTACTTCGACGGTGACCCCAGTACGTTCGTCGAAACGGACGCCCTCGCGCAAGCGTACGGGACCGATCAGCACGTCCTCCACCACGACCACTGA
- a CDS encoding MogA/MoaB family molybdenum cofactor biosynthesis protein yields MIRNDRELPPAADRRTTDADGHDCIDPLGVAIVTVSSSRGDGVEKTPPDPSGDAIASILVEAGHVVTSRRMVPDDYVRIKTTVSDCLDRPDVDLVVTTGGTGVTVDDVTPDAVSELFDRELPGFGEAFRWLSWEEVRTRIVSTRATAGIARDVPVFVLPGSVNAVELATAEIISEEAPHLAGLATRHKVE; encoded by the coding sequence GTGATCCGGAATGACCGCGAACTTCCTCCAGCAGCGGACCGACGGACGACTGATGCCGACGGCCACGACTGTATCGACCCGCTGGGCGTGGCCATCGTAACCGTGTCCTCGTCCCGCGGAGACGGCGTCGAAAAGACGCCACCCGACCCCAGTGGCGACGCCATTGCGAGTATCCTCGTCGAAGCGGGCCACGTCGTCACGTCACGCCGGATGGTTCCGGACGACTACGTCCGGATCAAGACCACAGTGAGCGACTGCCTGGATCGACCGGATGTCGACCTCGTCGTGACCACAGGCGGAACGGGAGTCACCGTCGACGACGTCACTCCGGACGCGGTGAGCGAACTCTTCGACCGCGAACTGCCGGGCTTCGGCGAAGCGTTCCGATGGCTCTCGTGGGAGGAGGTACGAACGCGTATCGTCTCAACCCGTGCGACAGCGGGCATCGCCCGCGACGTGCCAGTGTTCGTGCTCCCGGGAAGTGTGAACGCCGTCGAGCTCGCCACGGCGGAGATTATCAGCGAGGAAGCCCCGCATCTTGCCGGACTCGCAACCCGACACAAGGTCGAATAG
- a CDS encoding CopG family ribbon-helix-helix protein, giving the protein MSVVSISMPEALLERIDEFADEHGYSGRSEVVREGTRTLLEEFQGQNIDGQKQMCTVSVVFEYCQPAVQQRLTGVRHEYDAIVSATTHAHVQDQYCMELFVLEGTTEALSGFVNTVRAVPDVQAVDYSITSFGRDPIDQHIES; this is encoded by the coding sequence ATGAGCGTCGTTAGCATCTCGATGCCCGAAGCGTTACTCGAACGCATCGACGAGTTCGCCGACGAACACGGGTACAGTGGTCGAAGCGAGGTCGTTCGCGAAGGCACACGGACGCTACTCGAAGAGTTTCAGGGGCAAAATATCGACGGACAGAAACAGATGTGTACAGTATCGGTGGTCTTCGAGTACTGTCAACCCGCCGTCCAACAGCGTCTCACGGGAGTACGCCACGAATACGATGCTATCGTCTCCGCGACTACCCATGCACACGTCCAGGACCAGTACTGTATGGAGTTATTCGTCCTTGAAGGGACCACGGAGGCACTATCTGGCTTCGTCAATACCGTCCGGGCAGTACCGGATGTCCAAGCGGTGGATTACTCGATTACCTCATTCGGAAGAGATCCCATTGATCAGCACATCGAGTCGTGA